The following coding sequences are from one Panicum hallii strain FIL2 chromosome 5, PHallii_v3.1, whole genome shotgun sequence window:
- the LOC112893174 gene encoding vacuolar protein sorting-associated protein 25 — protein MQRLGDFRLPPFFNYPPYFTLQPVRETREKQVQLWKDLILDYCRSQKIHTISLEEDFPLFSNPKIERSLSHEAKEVFLAALVSEGRAEWMDKGHKKCLILWLRIQDWANLILNFVKDNGLEVMTIEEIRSGIDTRGTELEGIDRGVLMRALRQLEQKGKAAIFKGTSADDEGVKFSV, from the exons ATGCAGAGGCTGGGGGATTTCAGGCTGCCTCCCTTCTTCAACTACCCGCCTTATTTCAC TTTGCAGCCTGTGCGTGAAACGCGGGAAAAGCAAGTCCAGTTATGGAAAGATCTGATACTTGATTACTGTAGAAGTCAAAAAATACATACAATATCCCTGGAAGAAGATTTCCCCTTGTTCTCCAATCCAAAGATCGAGA GATCTCTTAGCCATGAAGCAAAGGAAGTGTTCCTTGCAGCTCTCGTTAGTGAAG GTCGTGCGGAGTGGATGGACAAAGGTCACAAGAAATGCCTCATTCTTTGGCTAAGAATACAGGATTGGGCCAATTTGATATTAAATTTT GTAAAGGATAATGGATTGGAAGTAATGACCATCGAAGAAATACGCTCTGGAATCGATACTCGTGGAACTG AACTTGAGGGAATCGATCGTGGTGTCCTCATGCGGGCTCTGCGGCAGTTGGAACAGAAAGGCAAAGCAGCTATCTTCAAAGGCACTTCGGCCGATGATGAAGGCGTGAAATTTTCTGTGTAA